In Brevundimonas subvibrioides, a genomic segment contains:
- a CDS encoding amino acid permease — translation MWRIKSLDAILATAEKKSLHRSLGPVQLTLLGIGAIIGTGIFVLTAAASQKAGPGMAISFVIAGAVCAVAALCYSELAAMAPVSGSAYTYTYAVMGELLAWCVGWALILEYAVAASAVSVGWSGYVLGLLENGLGVDWPDLLQAGPTWSMNGFIPTPDFSAGIINIPAIIVALGVTFLLMLGTTESARVNAVLVVVKVVALTAFIVITLPLMKSENFTPFAPNGLFGSSSGMGIVGAAASIFFAYVGFDAVSTAAEETKNPQRNVPIGLIGSLAICTIFYLLVAVGAIGAIGAQPVVGPAGEAVQPGSPAFVAACALAENANKLVCSNEALAHVLREVNFPLVGNALGTAALLALPSVILMMIYGQTRIFFVMARDGLLPEGLTKIHSKWKTPYIVTAFTGIAVAIAAALFPVGQLADISNSGTLFAFFMVSLAVMILRVKEPNRKRPFRTPLIWLFAPLSAAGCAFLFWNLPHDAKMVLPIWGGIGLVIYFLYGYRKSHVGRGLSDIHEQDADIPPPPATT, via the coding sequence ATGTGGCGCATTAAGTCGCTCGACGCGATTCTAGCCACGGCCGAGAAGAAATCACTTCATCGGTCGCTCGGTCCAGTCCAGCTGACGCTTCTGGGCATCGGCGCCATCATCGGCACGGGCATCTTCGTTCTGACGGCCGCTGCGTCGCAAAAGGCCGGTCCGGGCATGGCGATCAGCTTCGTGATCGCCGGGGCCGTCTGCGCCGTCGCCGCGCTCTGCTACTCCGAACTGGCGGCCATGGCCCCGGTTTCGGGCTCCGCCTACACCTATACCTATGCCGTCATGGGCGAGCTTCTGGCCTGGTGCGTCGGCTGGGCGCTGATCCTCGAATACGCCGTGGCGGCCTCGGCCGTGTCTGTGGGGTGGTCCGGATATGTCCTTGGCCTGCTCGAGAACGGGCTTGGCGTAGACTGGCCCGACCTTCTCCAGGCCGGCCCGACCTGGTCGATGAACGGCTTCATCCCGACGCCGGACTTTTCGGCCGGCATCATCAACATCCCCGCCATCATCGTGGCCCTGGGCGTGACCTTCCTGCTGATGCTGGGCACGACGGAGTCGGCGCGCGTCAACGCCGTGCTGGTGGTGGTCAAGGTCGTCGCCCTGACGGCCTTCATCGTCATCACCCTGCCGCTGATGAAGTCCGAGAACTTCACCCCGTTCGCGCCCAACGGCCTGTTCGGCAGCTCCTCGGGCATGGGCATCGTCGGGGCCGCAGCCTCGATCTTCTTCGCCTATGTCGGCTTCGATGCGGTCTCGACCGCCGCCGAGGAAACCAAGAACCCGCAACGCAACGTGCCCATCGGCCTGATCGGCTCACTGGCCATCTGCACCATCTTCTATCTGCTGGTGGCCGTCGGTGCGATCGGCGCCATCGGGGCCCAGCCCGTGGTCGGCCCGGCCGGCGAAGCGGTCCAGCCCGGATCGCCCGCCTTCGTTGCCGCCTGTGCCCTGGCCGAGAACGCCAACAAGCTGGTCTGCTCCAACGAGGCGCTGGCCCACGTCCTGCGTGAGGTCAACTTCCCGCTGGTCGGCAACGCCCTCGGCACGGCTGCCCTCCTGGCCCTGCCCTCGGTCATCCTGATGATGATCTATGGCCAGACGCGCATCTTCTTCGTGATGGCGCGCGACGGCCTGCTGCCGGAAGGCCTGACCAAGATCCACTCCAAGTGGAAGACGCCCTACATCGTGACCGCCTTCACCGGCATCGCGGTGGCCATCGCGGCGGCCCTGTTCCCGGTCGGTCAGCTGGCCGACATCTCGAACTCGGGCACCCTGTTCGCCTTCTTCATGGTGTCGCTGGCGGTCATGATCCTGCGGGTCAAGGAGCCCAACCGGAAGCGTCCGTTCCGCACGCCGCTGATCTGGCTGTTCGCGCCGCTCTCGGCCGCGGGCTGCGCCTTCCTGTTCTGGAACCTGCCGCACGACGCCAAGATGGTGCTGCCGATCTGGGGCGGCATCGGCCTGGTGATCTACTTCCTGTATGGCTATCGCAAGAGCCACGTCGGGCGCGGTCTGAGCGACATCCACGAGCAGGATGCCGACATTCCACCGCCTCCCGCGACGACCTGA
- the hrpB gene encoding ATP-dependent helicase HrpB: MLPIHAILDDLKAAVAAHPAVVLGAPPGAGKTTVVPLALLDAPWRGDGRILVLEPRRLAARAAAERMAATLGQATGEVVGYRTRLQSRIGPRTRIEVVTEGVFTRMILDDPGLDGVACVIFDEFHERSLDADLGLALARDSQGVLREDLKILVMSATLDIAGISRLLAGADGMPAPVIEAEGRAYPVETLYLGRNPVERVEDATARACLTALGDQSGSVLAFLPGQGEIHRTAQRIAERLRDPSVDIVPLFGAMEKDAQDRAIQTSPPGRRKVVLATSVAETSLTIEGVRVVVDSGVSRVPRFEPSSGLTRLVTVRVSRSSAEQRRGRAGRTQPGVCYRLWDEEATRGLVPHQRPEILEADLTGLALDLARWGARSTDGLALLDAPPKGAMAEARAVLTRLGALDGAGGLTAHGQRLTRMPLTPRLAHLVAMAADAEEAMLGARIAAVLSEPGLGGNDTDLRERLRGFDRDRSARAHDARKLADQWARAAPGGGETRGDGIDVGTLLAEAFPERVARARGRPGEVLLASGRGAFLDATDVLAAEPWLAVADLGGGDARDRIRLAAPLDPATLEGRMMVEDRLAREPSGRRVVRRIRRLGAIVVDERVIGPADRAAITAALRAEVDQQGLAGLRWGERATALRDRLAFLRGLDEDWPDVSDDGLTAARETWLWPLLDTAQALDTLPDDALAQALLSLVPWDRHRDLDALAPARLVTPLGSAAIDYAAHGGPRVDIRVQELFGVRDHPVVGGGRVPLTLALLSPARRPLQLTQDLPGFWSGSWKDVRAEMRGRYPRHPWPENPAEAPPTNRVKPRGT; this comes from the coding sequence ATGTTGCCGATCCACGCCATTCTGGACGATCTGAAGGCCGCGGTGGCCGCCCATCCGGCCGTCGTGCTGGGGGCACCGCCGGGCGCGGGCAAGACGACGGTCGTCCCACTCGCTTTGCTGGACGCGCCCTGGCGCGGCGACGGGCGCATCCTGGTGCTGGAGCCGCGTCGGCTCGCGGCGCGGGCGGCGGCGGAGCGGATGGCGGCGACGCTGGGGCAGGCGACCGGAGAGGTCGTCGGCTATCGCACGCGGCTGCAGAGCCGGATCGGGCCGCGCACCCGGATCGAGGTGGTCACCGAAGGGGTCTTCACCCGGATGATCCTCGATGATCCCGGCCTCGACGGTGTGGCCTGCGTCATCTTCGACGAGTTCCACGAACGCAGTCTGGACGCCGACCTGGGCCTGGCGCTGGCGCGCGACAGTCAGGGGGTGCTGCGGGAGGACCTGAAGATCCTGGTCATGTCGGCGACGCTGGACATCGCGGGGATTTCGCGGCTGCTGGCCGGTGCGGACGGGATGCCTGCACCCGTGATCGAGGCGGAAGGGCGGGCCTATCCGGTCGAGACCCTGTATCTGGGCCGCAATCCGGTCGAGCGGGTCGAGGACGCGACGGCGCGGGCCTGTCTGACGGCGCTGGGCGATCAGTCCGGTTCGGTGCTGGCCTTCCTGCCGGGGCAGGGCGAGATCCATCGGACGGCGCAGCGGATCGCCGAGCGGCTGCGCGATCCGTCGGTCGATATCGTTCCGCTGTTCGGGGCGATGGAGAAGGACGCCCAGGACCGGGCCATCCAGACCTCGCCGCCGGGCCGGCGCAAGGTCGTGCTGGCGACGTCCGTGGCCGAGACCAGCCTGACCATCGAAGGCGTGCGAGTTGTCGTCGACAGCGGGGTGTCCCGCGTGCCCCGGTTCGAGCCGTCCAGCGGCCTGACCCGGCTGGTGACCGTGCGGGTCAGCCGGTCCTCGGCCGAGCAGCGCCGGGGGCGGGCGGGACGCACGCAGCCGGGGGTCTGTTATCGCCTGTGGGACGAGGAGGCGACGCGGGGGCTGGTGCCGCACCAGCGGCCGGAGATTCTGGAGGCGGACCTGACGGGACTGGCGCTGGATCTGGCGCGCTGGGGGGCACGGTCCACGGACGGTCTGGCCCTGCTGGATGCGCCGCCGAAGGGCGCGATGGCTGAGGCGCGGGCGGTGCTGACGCGACTGGGTGCGCTGGACGGGGCGGGCGGGCTGACGGCGCACGGGCAGCGGCTGACCCGGATGCCGTTGACGCCGCGGCTGGCGCACCTGGTCGCGATGGCGGCCGATGCGGAGGAGGCGATGCTGGGGGCACGCATCGCAGCCGTGCTGAGCGAGCCGGGGCTGGGCGGCAACGACACGGACCTGCGCGAGCGGCTGCGCGGCTTCGACCGCGACCGAAGCGCCCGGGCCCATGACGCGCGCAAGCTGGCCGATCAATGGGCGCGGGCGGCCCCGGGCGGCGGCGAGACGAGGGGCGACGGCATCGACGTCGGCACCCTGCTGGCCGAGGCCTTCCCCGAGCGGGTCGCGCGGGCGCGGGGCAGGCCGGGCGAGGTGCTGCTGGCTTCGGGCCGGGGCGCGTTTCTGGACGCCACCGATGTTCTGGCCGCAGAGCCCTGGCTGGCGGTCGCCGATCTGGGCGGCGGCGATGCCCGGGACCGGATCCGGCTGGCGGCCCCTCTCGATCCCGCGACGCTGGAGGGGCGGATGATGGTGGAGGATCGGCTGGCGCGCGAGCCGTCGGGGCGTCGGGTCGTGCGGCGCATCCGGCGGCTGGGGGCCATTGTGGTCGACGAGCGGGTCATCGGACCGGCCGACCGCGCGGCGATCACCGCCGCCCTGCGCGCCGAGGTGGATCAGCAGGGGCTGGCGGGCCTGCGATGGGGCGAGCGGGCGACCGCCCTGCGCGACCGCCTGGCCTTTCTGAGGGGGCTGGACGAGGACTGGCCCGACGTATCCGACGACGGGCTGACCGCGGCGCGCGAGACCTGGCTGTGGCCCCTGCTGGACACGGCTCAGGCCCTCGACACCCTCCCGGACGACGCCCTCGCACAGGCCCTGCTCAGCCTCGTGCCGTGGGACCGGCACCGGGACCTTGATGCCCTGGCCCCGGCGCGCCTTGTTACGCCCCTGGGGTCGGCGGCGATCGACTATGCGGCTCACGGCGGGCCGCGCGTGGATATCCGGGTGCAGGAGCTGTTCGGCGTCCGGGATCATCCAGTCGTCGGCGGGGGCCGGGTGCCGCTGACGCTGGCCCTGCTGTCGCCGGCACGGCGGCCGCTGCAGCTGACGCAGGATCTGCCGGGCTTCTGGAGCGGGTCGTGGAAGGATGTGCGCGCCGAAATGCGCGGCCGCTATCCGCGCCATCCCTGGCCGGAGAACCCCGCCGAGGCGCCGCCGACCAACCGGGTCAAGCCACGCGGGACCTGA
- a CDS encoding MFS transporter, whose amino-acid sequence MPTLPAPDLLIAPSPASTRRVLFASLIGTTIEFFDFYIYATAAVLVFPALFFPGGDPLTAQLQSFATFALAFFARPVGAVVFGHFGDRIGRKATLVAALMTMGLSTIAIGLLPTYAQVGVVAPMLLALCRFGQGLGLGGEWGGAVLLATENAPPGRKAWFGMFPQLGAPIGFILSTGAFIVLTSTMSDQAFLDWGWRAPFLASAILVIVGLWVRLRITETPEFSRVIERAERVKAPILTLLARYKGALVLGTLGATTTFLLFYLMTVFALSWATTTLGFTRADILPIQLVGVVFFGAFIPISALAADAFGQIKVLVAASIGIALFGFLIAPLFSGGLTGLLVFFSIGFALMGATYGPLSATMARPFRAAVRYTGASMAFNLAGIAGASMAPSVATFLASTFGVPAVGLYLAGSAVVTIVALIGMSRLKVED is encoded by the coding sequence ATGCCGACCTTGCCCGCACCTGACCTGCTGATCGCGCCCAGTCCCGCCTCGACCCGGCGCGTCCTGTTCGCCAGCCTGATCGGCACGACGATCGAGTTCTTCGATTTCTACATCTATGCGACCGCCGCCGTGCTGGTGTTTCCGGCCCTGTTCTTTCCGGGCGGCGATCCGCTGACGGCGCAGCTGCAGTCGTTCGCCACCTTTGCGCTGGCCTTCTTTGCGCGGCCGGTCGGGGCGGTGGTGTTCGGACATTTCGGGGACCGGATCGGGCGGAAGGCGACCCTGGTCGCGGCCCTGATGACCATGGGACTGTCGACCATCGCCATCGGCCTGTTGCCGACCTATGCACAGGTCGGCGTCGTGGCCCCGATGCTGCTGGCCCTGTGCCGGTTCGGTCAGGGTCTGGGTCTGGGCGGCGAGTGGGGCGGCGCGGTCCTGCTGGCGACCGAGAACGCCCCGCCGGGGCGCAAGGCGTGGTTCGGGATGTTCCCGCAACTGGGTGCGCCGATCGGCTTCATCCTGTCGACCGGGGCCTTCATCGTCCTGACGTCGACGATGAGCGATCAGGCCTTTCTGGATTGGGGATGGCGGGCGCCGTTCCTGGCCAGTGCGATCCTGGTTATCGTCGGCCTGTGGGTCCGGCTGCGGATCACCGAGACACCGGAGTTCAGCCGGGTGATCGAGCGGGCCGAGCGGGTCAAGGCCCCCATCCTGACCCTGCTGGCCCGCTACAAGGGCGCTCTGGTGCTGGGGACGCTGGGGGCCACCACGACCTTTCTGCTGTTCTATCTGATGACGGTATTCGCGCTCAGCTGGGCGACGACGACCCTGGGCTTCACCCGTGCCGACATCCTGCCGATCCAGCTGGTCGGGGTGGTCTTCTTCGGGGCCTTCATCCCGATTTCTGCGCTGGCGGCCGATGCGTTCGGTCAGATCAAGGTGCTGGTTGCGGCCTCGATCGGGATCGCCCTGTTCGGGTTTCTGATCGCGCCGCTGTTCTCGGGAGGACTGACCGGGCTGCTGGTCTTCTTTTCGATCGGGTTCGCTCTGATGGGGGCGACCTACGGGCCGCTCAGCGCGACCATGGCGCGGCCGTTCCGGGCGGCGGTGCGCTATACCGGGGCGTCGATGGCGTTCAACCTGGCGGGCATTGCAGGAGCGTCGATGGCTCCGTCCGTTGCGACCTTTCTGGCCAGTACCTTCGGTGTGCCGGCCGTGGGCCTGTATCTGGCGGGATCGGCCGTGGTGACCATCGTGGCCCTGATCGGCATGTCGCGGCTGAAGGTCGAGGACTGA
- a CDS encoding TrmH family RNA methyltransferase, which produces MTERLVTSLTNDTVKAVRALHMRKEREATGQFLAEGLKFIGEALDQGRAPRLLMVGMEARPHPLLDRAKAATLEAGGEIVTVTHPILEKISRRENPQTVLGVFDQAYARLDQIDPASAACWIALEQVRDPGNLGTIIRTADAAGCGGVILIGDCVDPFSVEAVRATMGSVFAVAIVRCTAEAFLAWRTTWPGSVVGTRLDASVGYRDAALASPTLILMGNEQAGLTDGLAAACDVNVKIPMRGRADSLNLAIATGIMAYAVTDAV; this is translated from the coding sequence GTGACGGAACGCCTCGTCACCTCCCTGACCAATGACACGGTCAAGGCCGTCCGCGCCCTGCATATGCGCAAGGAACGCGAAGCCACGGGCCAGTTCCTCGCCGAGGGCCTGAAGTTCATCGGCGAGGCGCTGGATCAGGGCCGCGCGCCCCGTCTGCTGATGGTCGGCATGGAGGCGCGGCCCCATCCGCTGCTGGACCGCGCGAAGGCCGCGACGCTGGAGGCCGGCGGCGAGATCGTCACCGTCACCCACCCCATCCTCGAAAAGATCAGCCGCCGCGAGAACCCGCAAACCGTGCTGGGCGTCTTCGACCAGGCCTATGCCCGGCTGGACCAGATCGACCCCGCATCGGCCGCCTGCTGGATCGCGCTGGAGCAGGTCCGTGATCCCGGCAATCTCGGCACCATCATCCGCACGGCGGACGCGGCCGGGTGCGGCGGCGTCATCCTGATCGGCGACTGCGTCGATCCCTTTTCCGTGGAGGCCGTCCGGGCCACCATGGGCAGCGTCTTTGCCGTCGCCATCGTCCGCTGCACGGCCGAGGCCTTTCTGGCCTGGCGGACGACCTGGCCCGGCAGCGTGGTCGGCACCCGGCTGGATGCCAGCGTCGGCTACCGCGACGCGGCCCTTGCATCGCCGACCCTGATCCTGATGGGCAACGAGCAGGCGGGGCTGACCGACGGCCTCGCCGCCGCCTGCGACGTCAATGTGAAGATCCCGATGCGCGGACGGGCCGACAGTCTGAACCTGGCCATCGCCACCGGCATCATGGCCTATGCGGTGACCGACGCGGTCTGA
- a CDS encoding class I SAM-dependent methyltransferase, whose translation MPPVFAPEPQTLLTHGWSDYALLDSGEGRKLERYGPHTVVRPEPQCFWLPRDPTAFDRADALFDPQAQDEDDDGRWRFAGKAIDTFPLSWREVRFTGRFTPFRHLAFFPEQAANWEWLDGRVRARARPKILNLFGYTGVASLACAAAGAEVTHVDASKKSVAWARENADLSGLSDHPIRWIVEDSRKWVAREVRRGSRYDGIILDPPKYGRGPTGEVWRLFEDMPALLKDCAALLTDDADFLLLNAYAARVSGLSLAHLMREATANRAGRIDWGELALSEDGPDARAIGLSFFARWSAS comes from the coding sequence ATGCCCCCCGTTTTCGCGCCCGAGCCCCAGACGCTGCTGACCCATGGCTGGTCCGACTATGCGCTGCTTGATTCCGGAGAGGGCCGGAAGCTGGAACGATACGGACCCCACACGGTCGTCCGGCCCGAGCCCCAGTGCTTCTGGCTGCCGCGCGATCCGACCGCCTTCGACCGCGCCGACGCCCTCTTCGACCCGCAGGCGCAGGACGAGGATGACGACGGGCGCTGGCGGTTCGCGGGCAAGGCCATCGACACCTTCCCCCTGTCGTGGCGCGAGGTGAGGTTCACGGGCCGCTTCACCCCGTTCCGGCACCTGGCCTTCTTTCCCGAGCAGGCCGCGAACTGGGAATGGCTGGACGGCCGAGTGCGGGCCCGCGCCCGGCCGAAGATCCTGAACCTGTTCGGCTATACCGGCGTCGCCAGCCTGGCCTGCGCCGCGGCGGGTGCCGAGGTCACCCACGTCGACGCCTCCAAAAAGTCGGTCGCCTGGGCGCGCGAGAATGCAGATCTCTCCGGCCTGTCCGACCACCCGATCCGCTGGATCGTCGAGGACTCCCGGAAATGGGTGGCGCGCGAGGTCCGGCGGGGCTCTCGCTATGACGGCATCATCCTCGACCCGCCGAAATACGGACGGGGACCGACGGGCGAGGTCTGGCGGCTGTTCGAGGACATGCCGGCCCTGCTGAAGGACTGCGCGGCCCTGCTGACCGACGACGCGGACTTCCTGCTGCTGAACGCCTATGCCGCGCGGGTCTCGGGCCTGTCGCTGGCGCATCTGATGCGGGAGGCGACCGCGAACCGCGCCGGCCGCATCGACTGGGGCGAACTGGCCCTGTCCGAGGACGGCCCGGACGCCCGCGCCATTGGCCTGTCCTTCTTCGCCCGGTGGAGCGCGTCGTGA
- a CDS encoding glycosyltransferase family 2 protein — protein MERLARHFDEWASRRSLTWPQAGFLLAALVAAGAGMRLAPDTTGAILIRSAQVAFVSVALWRIMLIAVPRPRPGTVARGPDLPRYTILVALLDEASVIDQLVERLSRIDYPPDRLEAFLLLEAHDQETIDAAWHADRPAWMSIVIAPPGHPRTKPRALNVGLAAATGELVTVYDAEDDPDPLQLREAAARFAADASGTLSALQAPLRIRTATRTRTPFLDRQFAIEYASLFEVTLPAMTWLGLPYPMGGTSNHFRASWLRAVGGWDAHNVTEDADLGFRLWRAGGTLGVIRRPTHEPPPGGLGAWLPQRTRWLKGYMQTCGVHTRSLHTLGWRGALALLMTIGASLAAAAVHAISVTWVAALVLVAVAAGLEPRASLASLGVLSLGTVAAWSSAWLGTRRAGLPCRLADLARAPLYWSLLTLAFAHAFARLFYEPFAWNKTRHLPDAIDLSVAANDGPATAGRQAA, from the coding sequence GTGGAGAGGTTGGCGCGCCACTTCGACGAATGGGCAAGCCGTCGGAGCCTGACCTGGCCACAGGCGGGATTCCTGCTGGCGGCCCTGGTGGCTGCCGGTGCCGGAATGCGACTGGCCCCTGACACGACCGGGGCCATCCTGATCCGCAGTGCGCAAGTGGCCTTCGTGTCCGTGGCCCTCTGGCGGATCATGCTGATCGCGGTGCCACGACCTCGACCAGGCACCGTGGCGCGGGGGCCGGACCTTCCCCGCTACACCATACTGGTGGCCCTGCTGGATGAGGCATCGGTGATCGACCAGCTGGTCGAACGCCTGTCAAGGATCGACTATCCCCCGGATCGACTGGAGGCCTTCCTGTTGCTGGAGGCTCACGACCAGGAGACCATCGACGCGGCCTGGCACGCCGACCGCCCGGCCTGGATGTCGATCGTGATCGCGCCACCCGGCCATCCCCGCACCAAGCCCCGCGCCCTGAACGTCGGCCTGGCCGCCGCGACCGGCGAGCTGGTGACGGTCTATGATGCCGAGGACGATCCCGATCCGCTTCAGCTCCGCGAGGCCGCGGCGCGTTTCGCCGCCGACGCATCTGGCACCCTGTCCGCCCTTCAGGCGCCGTTGCGCATCCGGACCGCGACGCGGACCCGTACGCCCTTCCTGGATCGCCAGTTCGCCATCGAATATGCCAGCCTGTTCGAGGTCACCCTGCCGGCCATGACCTGGCTGGGGCTGCCGTATCCGATGGGCGGGACCAGCAATCACTTCCGGGCGTCGTGGCTGCGCGCCGTCGGCGGCTGGGATGCACACAATGTGACCGAGGATGCCGACCTGGGCTTTCGCCTGTGGCGGGCCGGTGGCACCCTGGGGGTCATCCGGCGCCCGACCCATGAGCCCCCGCCCGGAGGTCTGGGTGCCTGGCTGCCACAGCGGACGCGATGGCTGAAGGGATACATGCAGACCTGCGGCGTTCACACCCGTTCGCTGCACACCCTTGGATGGCGGGGGGCCCTGGCCCTGCTGATGACCATCGGGGCATCGCTGGCGGCTGCGGCCGTGCACGCGATCTCCGTGACCTGGGTCGCGGCCCTGGTGCTGGTCGCGGTCGCGGCCGGGCTGGAGCCTCGCGCGTCTCTGGCGTCCCTGGGGGTCCTCAGCCTCGGCACCGTGGCCGCCTGGAGCAGCGCCTGGCTCGGGACCCGGCGGGCCGGTCTGCCCTGTCGCCTCGCCGACCTCGCCCGGGCACCGCTCTACTGGTCCCTGCTGACCCTGGCCTTCGCCCATGCCTTTGCCCGGTTGTTCTATGAGCCCTTCGCCTGGAACAAGACGCGGCACCTGCCGGACGCCATCGATCTGTCAGTCGCAGCCAACGACGGGCCCGCGACGGCTGGACGCCAGGCCGCCTGA
- a CDS encoding TetR/AcrR family transcriptional regulator: MPELPTMSSAVPVKGARKPKGEGHARRAEILEAAERIFVEVGYEGATIRRIADEVGLSSTALYMHFSEKSEILHEICRVAFARLQAMNQAVMDEPGPPDQRLRRLLEAYVAFGFDNPNAYRLTYLTRPVEARDGAQTAAQNLGGELYRAFEAVVGDMAEQGHLRGDPRTAAQTLWAGAHGVVSLMITKPYFDWVGREALSRSMIDALIAGLLRP, encoded by the coding sequence GTGCCGGAACTGCCGACGATGTCTTCAGCGGTGCCGGTCAAGGGCGCGCGCAAGCCCAAGGGCGAGGGCCATGCCCGGCGTGCCGAAATCCTGGAAGCGGCCGAACGCATCTTCGTGGAGGTCGGCTACGAGGGGGCCACGATCCGGCGGATCGCCGATGAGGTCGGCCTGTCGTCGACGGCGCTCTATATGCATTTTTCCGAGAAGTCGGAGATCCTGCACGAGATCTGTCGCGTCGCGTTCGCGCGCCTTCAGGCCATGAACCAGGCGGTGATGGACGAGCCCGGACCGCCGGACCAGCGTCTGCGGCGGCTGCTCGAAGCCTATGTCGCCTTCGGGTTCGACAATCCCAATGCCTATCGCCTGACCTATCTGACCCGCCCGGTCGAGGCACGCGACGGCGCGCAGACGGCGGCCCAGAACCTGGGCGGAGAGCTCTATCGTGCGTTCGAGGCGGTGGTCGGCGACATGGCCGAACAGGGGCATCTGAGGGGCGATCCGCGCACTGCGGCCCAGACGCTCTGGGCGGGCGCGCACGGCGTTGTGTCCCTGATGATCACCAAGCCCTATTTCGACTGGGTCGGCCGCGAGGCCCTGTCACGGTCGATGATCGATGCGCTGATCGCGGGCCTGCTGAGGCCCTGA